In Nothobranchius furzeri strain GRZ-AD chromosome 18, NfurGRZ-RIMD1, whole genome shotgun sequence, a single genomic region encodes these proteins:
- the dio2 gene encoding type II iodothyronine deiodinase produces MGGEDLLVTLQILPGFFSNCLFLAVYDSVVLLKRAVTLLRRSRSAGCGEWRRMLTSAGLRSIWNSFLLDAHKQVKFGREAPNSKVVKVPDGLWWTSTPVPPASRIQTLDECRLLDFESSDRPLVVNFGSATUPPFISHLPAFRQLVEDFSDVADFLLVYIDEAHPSDGWVAPPMGPCSFSFRKHQNLEERMGAARQLIEHFSLPPQCQLVADCMDNNANVAYGVANERVCIVHQRKIAYLGGKGPFFYNLKDVRHWLEHSYGRR; encoded by the exons ATGGGGGGTGAAGATCTGCTGGTGACCCTGCAGATCCTGCCCGGGTTCTTCTCCAACTGTCTGTTCCTGGCCGTCTACGACTCGGTGGTTCTGCTGAAGCGCGCCGTGACGCTGCTGCGCCGCTCGCGCTCCGCCGGCTGCGGGGAGTGGCGCCGCATGCTGACCTCCGCGGGGCTGCGCTCCATCTGGAACAGCTTCCTCCTGGACGCACACAAGCAG GTGAAATTTGGCCGTGAGGCTCCAAACTCCAAGGTGGTGAAGGTTCCCGACGGACTGTGGTGGACCAGCACTCCGGTCCCTCCTGCTTCCAGGATCCAGACCCTGGACGAGTGTCGCCTCCTGGATTTTGAGTCGTCAGATCGCCCCCTGGTGGTGAACTTCGGCTCGGCCACCTGACCCCCCTTCATCAGCCACCTGCCTGCCTTCCGGCAGCTGGTGGAGGACTTCAGCGACGTGGCAGATTTTCTGCTGGTCTACATCGACGAGGCCCATCCTTCTGACGGCTGGGTGGCCCCCCCGATGGGCCCCTGCTCCTTCAGCTTCCGGAAGCATCAGAACCTGGAGGAGAGAATGGGGGCCGCTCGCCAGCTGATCGAGCACTTTTCCCTGCCGCCCCAGTGCCAGCTGGTGGCCGACTGCATGGACAACAACGCCAACGTGGCGTATGGCGTGGCCAACGAACGCGTGTGCATTGTGCACCAGAGAAAGATCGCCTACCTGGGGGGGAAGGGACCGTTCTTTTACAACCTGAAGGACGTGCGTCACTGGCTGGAACACAGCTACGGCAGGCGGTAG